One window of the Pseudomonas sihuiensis genome contains the following:
- a CDS encoding ABC transporter permease subunit codes for MTAATSLDQSLLYPSPLKEFWQAFSHNKGAVCGLGFMLLMVFCALFAPWVAPHHPSEQYRDFLLTPPVWLDGGQWRFLLGTDELGRDLLSRLIHGARLSLLIGLASVVLSLIPGILLGLVAGFFPRLLGPGIMRLMDIMLALPSLLLAVAIVAILGPGLINTIFAIAIVSLPSYVRLTRAAVMGELNRDYVTAAQLAGASLPRLMFFTVLPNCMAPLIVQATLSFSSAILDAAALGFLGLGVQPPTPEWGTMLASARDYIERAWWVVTLPGLAILLSVLAINLMGDGLRDALDPKLKNAI; via the coding sequence ATGACTGCAGCCACCAGCCTCGACCAGAGCCTGCTCTACCCCTCGCCGCTGAAAGAATTCTGGCAGGCCTTCAGCCACAACAAGGGCGCCGTCTGTGGCCTCGGCTTCATGCTGCTGATGGTGTTCTGCGCGCTGTTCGCCCCCTGGGTCGCGCCGCATCATCCCAGCGAGCAGTATCGCGATTTCCTGCTCACCCCGCCGGTCTGGCTGGATGGTGGTCAGTGGCGCTTCCTGCTCGGCACCGACGAGCTGGGCCGCGACCTGCTCTCGCGCCTGATCCACGGTGCACGCCTGTCGCTGCTGATCGGCCTGGCTTCGGTGGTGCTGTCGCTGATTCCCGGCATCCTGCTGGGCCTGGTTGCCGGTTTTTTCCCGCGTCTGCTCGGCCCCGGCATCATGCGCCTGATGGACATCATGCTGGCGCTGCCATCGCTGCTGCTGGCGGTGGCCATCGTCGCCATCCTCGGCCCAGGGCTGATCAACACCATTTTCGCCATCGCCATCGTCTCGCTGCCCTCCTACGTACGCCTGACCCGCGCGGCCGTGATGGGCGAGCTGAACCGCGACTACGTCACCGCTGCGCAACTGGCCGGCGCCAGCCTGCCCCGGCTGATGTTCTTCACCGTGCTGCCCAACTGCATGGCGCCGCTGATCGTGCAGGCCACCCTGAGCTTTTCCTCGGCGATTCTCGACGCCGCCGCGCTAGGCTTTCTCGGCCTCGGCGTACAACCGCCGACACCCGAGTGGGGCACCATGCTGGCCTCGGCGCGCGACTACATCGAACGCGCTTGGTGGGTGGTGACCCTGCCTGGCCTGGCGATTCTGCTCAGCGTGCTGGCGATCAACCTGATGGGTGACGGCCTGCGCGATGCCCTCGATCCGAAACTGAAGAACGCCATCTGA
- a CDS encoding ABC transporter permease subunit, giving the protein MLSFISRRLGLLIPTFFGVTLLTFALIRLIPGDPVEVMMGERRVDPEMHAQAMERLGLNKPLYAQYFDYIGQLASGNLGESLRSRESVWKEFLTLFPATVELALAALLFAGTLGVIAGVIAALKRGSLFDHGVMGISLAGYSMPIFWWGLLLIMFFSVGLGWTPVSGRIDLLYDIPPVTGFMLIDTLLSDEQGAFVDALRHLILPAIVLGTIPLAVIARMTRSAMLEVLREDYIRTARAKGLSPTRVVFVHGLRNALIPVLTVFGLQVGALLAGAVLTETIFSWPGIGKWLIEAIGARDYPVVQNGILLIACLVILVNFTVDILYGLANPRIRHQK; this is encoded by the coding sequence ATGCTGAGCTTCATTTCACGCCGCCTGGGCTTGCTGATCCCCACCTTCTTCGGCGTCACCCTGCTGACCTTCGCCCTGATCCGCCTGATCCCCGGTGACCCGGTGGAGGTGATGATGGGCGAGCGTCGCGTCGATCCGGAAATGCACGCTCAGGCCATGGAGCGCCTGGGGCTGAACAAGCCCCTGTATGCGCAGTATTTCGACTACATCGGTCAGCTCGCCAGCGGCAATCTGGGCGAGTCACTGCGCTCGCGTGAAAGCGTGTGGAAAGAGTTTCTCACCCTGTTTCCCGCCACCGTCGAACTGGCATTGGCCGCCCTGCTGTTCGCCGGCACTCTGGGGGTGATCGCCGGGGTAATCGCTGCACTCAAGCGCGGCTCGCTGTTCGACCACGGGGTGATGGGCATCTCGCTGGCCGGCTATTCGATGCCGATCTTCTGGTGGGGCCTGCTGCTGATCATGTTCTTCTCGGTTGGCCTGGGCTGGACGCCAGTATCCGGGCGTATCGACCTGCTCTACGACATTCCGCCGGTTACCGGCTTTATGCTGATCGACACCTTACTTAGTGACGAGCAAGGTGCCTTCGTCGACGCACTGCGCCACCTGATCCTGCCGGCCATCGTGCTCGGCACCATCCCCCTGGCGGTGATCGCGCGGATGACCCGCTCGGCCATGCTCGAAGTGCTGCGCGAGGACTACATCCGCACCGCGCGCGCCAAGGGCCTGTCGCCGACGCGGGTGGTCTTCGTGCATGGCCTGCGCAATGCCTTGATCCCGGTGCTGACCGTGTTCGGCCTGCAGGTCGGCGCCCTGCTGGCAGGCGCAGTGCTGACCGAAACCATCTTCTCCTGGCCGGGCATCGGCAAGTGGCTGATCGAAGCCATCGGCGCCCGCGACTATCCGGTGGTGCAGAACGGCATCCTGCTGATCGCCTGCCTGGTGATCCTGGTCAACTTCACCGTGGACATCCTCTATGGCCTGGCCAATCCACGTATTCGCCATCAGAAGTAA
- a CDS encoding ABC transporter substrate-binding protein, translating into MSPLCKALLTAGLLTSASFAHASNLVYCSEGSPGGFDPGQYTTGTDFDAASETIFNRLAEFERGGTKAQPSLATSWDISEDGLTYTFHLREGVKFHTTDYFKPTRDFNADDVLFTYQRMLDRNHPFRQAYPSEFPYFTDMGLDKNIAKIEKTDDMTVVFTLNAVDAAFVQNLAMSFAAIHSAEYADQLLKAGKAAEINQKPVGTGPFVFSRYQKDAVIRFKGNTQYWAPEQVKIDNLIFSINTDASVRAQKLRAGECHVTLNPRPADLQSLQADKNLNVPTEPGYNVGYIAYNVTRAPFDKREVRQALDMAVNKAAIIDAVYQGAGQLAVNGMPPTQWSYDESIKDAAYDPEKAKELLKAAGVKEGTEITLWAMPVQRPYNPNARLMAEMLQNDWAKVGIKARIVSYEWGEYIKRAHAGEHDAMLIGWTGDNGDPDNWLGTLYGCASVDGNNFSKWCDSEYDKLVVAAKRVTDQEQRSELYRQAQVVLKREVPITPIAHSTVYQPMRSSVEGFQISPFGRNSFIGVSNN; encoded by the coding sequence ATGTCTCCCCTGTGCAAGGCCCTGCTTACCGCAGGACTGCTCACCAGTGCTTCGTTCGCCCACGCCAGCAACCTGGTGTATTGCTCCGAAGGCAGCCCGGGTGGTTTCGACCCCGGCCAGTACACCACCGGTACCGACTTCGATGCGGCCTCGGAAACCATCTTCAACCGCCTCGCCGAATTCGAGCGCGGCGGCACCAAGGCGCAACCGTCTCTGGCCACCTCCTGGGACATCAGCGAAGACGGCCTGACCTACACCTTCCACTTGCGCGAAGGGGTCAAGTTCCACACCACCGACTACTTCAAGCCGACTCGCGACTTCAACGCCGACGATGTGCTGTTCACCTATCAGCGCATGCTCGATCGCAACCACCCGTTCCGCCAGGCCTACCCCAGCGAGTTTCCCTACTTCACCGATATGGGCCTGGACAAGAACATCGCCAAGATCGAGAAGACCGACGACATGACCGTGGTCTTCACCCTCAACGCCGTCGACGCCGCATTCGTGCAGAACCTGGCGATGAGCTTTGCCGCGATACACTCGGCCGAATACGCCGACCAGTTGCTCAAGGCCGGCAAGGCCGCCGAGATCAACCAGAAGCCCGTCGGCACCGGCCCGTTCGTGTTCAGCCGCTATCAGAAGGACGCGGTGATCCGCTTCAAGGGCAACACCCAGTACTGGGCCCCGGAGCAGGTGAAGATCGACAACCTGATCTTCTCCATCAACACCGACGCCTCGGTGCGCGCCCAGAAGCTGCGCGCCGGTGAATGCCACGTCACCCTCAACCCGCGCCCTGCCGACCTGCAGAGTCTGCAGGCCGACAAGAATCTCAATGTACCGACCGAGCCTGGCTACAACGTCGGCTACATCGCCTACAACGTCACCCGCGCGCCGTTCGACAAACGCGAAGTGCGTCAGGCGCTGGACATGGCCGTGAACAAGGCGGCGATCATCGACGCCGTGTACCAGGGTGCCGGCCAACTGGCCGTGAACGGCATGCCACCGACCCAGTGGTCCTACGACGAGTCGATCAAGGATGCCGCCTACGACCCGGAGAAAGCCAAGGAGCTGCTCAAGGCCGCTGGCGTGAAGGAAGGCACCGAGATCACCCTGTGGGCCATGCCTGTGCAGCGGCCCTACAACCCCAATGCGCGGCTGATGGCCGAGATGCTGCAAAATGACTGGGCCAAGGTCGGCATCAAGGCGCGCATCGTCAGCTACGAGTGGGGCGAATACATCAAACGCGCCCATGCCGGTGAACACGACGCCATGCTGATCGGCTGGACCGGCGACAACGGTGACCCGGACAACTGGCTCGGCACCCTGTACGGCTGCGCCTCGGTAGACGGCAACAACTTCTCCAAGTGGTGCGACAGCGAATACGACAAGCTGGTGGTCGCCGCCAAGCGCGTCACCGACCAGGAGCAACGCAGCGAGCTGTATCGTCAGGCCCAGGTCGTTCTCAAGCGCGAAGTGCCGATCACGCCGATCGCTCACTCCACGGTCTACCAACCGATGCGCAGCAGCGTCGAAGGCTTCCAGATCAGTCCCTTCGGGCGCAACAGCTTCATCGGTGTCAGCAACAACTGA
- a CDS encoding cupin domain-containing protein, whose product MTADRIGERLRRYRRAAGKTLNQVAADAGLTASFLSQAERNLTGVSLSSLASIAKSLDVPLNVLFDQPTQAQPDSHVNERVRYTVGGQLLAYERLSSSFPGNSINAVKMNIPVGYQSELIAHEGVEFSYVLSGQIVYTIEGRDYPLGPGDSVHFDAGKLHRLANTADAPAEVLTMTTMALFGDHPASE is encoded by the coding sequence ATGACCGCAGATCGCATTGGCGAACGCTTGCGCCGCTACCGGCGGGCCGCCGGCAAGACCCTCAATCAGGTAGCCGCAGACGCCGGCCTGACCGCCAGCTTCCTGTCCCAGGCAGAACGCAACCTGACCGGCGTATCGCTATCGTCGCTAGCGAGCATCGCCAAGTCGCTCGATGTACCGCTCAACGTGTTGTTCGATCAGCCCACCCAGGCGCAGCCGGATTCTCATGTCAACGAGCGGGTGCGCTACACCGTAGGCGGCCAGCTGCTGGCCTACGAGCGCCTGTCCAGTTCATTTCCCGGTAACTCGATCAACGCGGTGAAGATGAACATTCCGGTGGGCTATCAGTCTGAACTGATCGCGCATGAAGGTGTGGAATTCTCCTACGTGCTCAGCGGGCAGATCGTCTACACCATCGAGGGGCGCGACTACCCCCTCGGCCCCGGCGACTCGGTGCATTTCGATGCCGGCAAGCTGCATCGCCTGGCCAATACCGCCGATGCCCCGGCCGAAGTACTGACCATGACCACCATGGCGCTTTTCGGCGATCACCCCGCCAGCGAGTGA
- a CDS encoding M24 family metallopeptidase, producing the protein MTLGVGGSTPEQALARLQNMMAGAQPITESEFQTRIARAQALMREQDIAALFLAAGSNLQYFTGVQWHASERMVGAILPASGALEYLAPAFEEGTVRDFQVVPGVINTWQEHESPYVLLLDCLKRLGILPNDGAQPKVGLCSSLPFFMFEGIRQLTSGYRFVDAGGITTACRQSKSPAEIALMQRAKDMTLEVHKAAASILHEGISTTEVAEFIHQAHRRVGAPGSIFCIVLFGAASAFPHGVKHAQRLKDGDMVLIDTGCKVHSYLSDITRSYVFGTPSARQRDFWNKEKAAQQAAFEAAILGAPCSSVDAAARRSLEAAGLGPGYSLPGLPHRTGHGIGLDIHEGPYLVGGDDTPLAEGMCFSNEPMICVPGEFGIRLEDHFYMSADGPRWFTQPSHSVDDPFGLGA; encoded by the coding sequence ATGACATTGGGAGTGGGCGGCAGCACGCCGGAGCAGGCCTTGGCGCGCCTGCAGAACATGATGGCCGGCGCGCAGCCGATCACTGAGTCTGAATTCCAGACGCGCATCGCCCGCGCTCAGGCGTTGATGCGCGAGCAGGATATCGCCGCGCTGTTTCTGGCTGCCGGCAGCAACCTGCAGTACTTCACCGGTGTGCAGTGGCATGCCAGCGAACGTATGGTCGGTGCGATTCTGCCGGCCAGCGGCGCACTGGAGTATCTGGCTCCGGCGTTCGAGGAAGGCACGGTGCGCGACTTTCAGGTGGTGCCCGGCGTGATCAATACCTGGCAGGAGCACGAAAGCCCCTATGTGCTGCTTCTGGATTGCCTGAAACGCCTGGGAATATTGCCCAATGATGGTGCGCAGCCGAAGGTAGGTCTTTGTTCTTCTTTGCCTTTTTTCATGTTTGAAGGCATTCGCCAGCTGACCAGCGGTTATCGCTTCGTCGATGCCGGGGGCATCACCACCGCCTGTCGCCAATCCAAATCGCCAGCCGAAATCGCCCTGATGCAGCGTGCCAAGGACATGACCCTGGAAGTGCACAAGGCGGCTGCGAGCATCCTCCATGAAGGTATCAGCACCACCGAAGTTGCCGAGTTCATCCACCAGGCGCATCGCCGTGTCGGTGCGCCTGGCTCGATCTTCTGCATCGTGCTGTTCGGTGCCGCCAGTGCCTTTCCGCATGGGGTCAAGCACGCGCAGCGGCTCAAGGACGGCGACATGGTGCTGATCGACACCGGCTGCAAGGTGCACAGTTACCTATCTGACATCACCCGCAGCTACGTTTTCGGCACGCCCAGCGCGCGCCAGCGCGACTTCTGGAACAAGGAAAAAGCCGCGCAGCAGGCGGCGTTCGAGGCAGCCATCCTGGGGGCGCCCTGTTCGTCGGTGGACGCGGCGGCGCGGCGTAGCCTGGAGGCTGCAGGGCTTGGGCCTGGTTACAGCTTGCCTGGCTTGCCGCATCGTACGGGGCACGGCATCGGCCTGGACATTCACGAAGGGCCCTATCTGGTCGGCGGCGATGACACCCCGCTGGCCGAGGGCATGTGCTTCAGCAATGAGCCGATGATCTGTGTGCCGGGCGAGTTTGGTATCCGTCTCGAGGATCACTTCTACATGAGCGCCGACGGCCCGCGCTGGTTTACCCAGCCCAGTCATTCGGTGGACGACCCCTTCGGTCTGGGCGCCTAA
- a CDS encoding ABC transporter substrate-binding protein translates to MPTLPLLRGSLLFAALLAAQAQAANLVVCSEASPEGFDIVQYTAATTADATAETLFERLVAFAPGSTEIVPALAESWEIADDGLSYTFTLRKGVKFHANKDFTPSRTFNADDVLWSFQRQLDPVHPWHKLSLRGFPYAEAMGLAQLIERVEKLDEHRVRFVLKHPEAPFLANLAMGFASIYSAEYADHLLAAGTPERLNNVPIGTGPFIFERYAKDAQVRFRGNPDYWGGAPKVERLILAITPEPNVRQQRLKAGDCQIALYPRPVDIPALKTDPQLQILELDSLLTAYIGINTRHPPLDDVRVRQALNLAFDKAAYIRAQYGEGNATPAVAPYPVTLWGHDETLQDWPHDPERARQLLTEAGHADGFALSIWTRPGGGPTNPNPGIGAQMLQADLAAIGIRSDIRVFEWGELIKRAKNGEHDLVFMGWAGDNGDPDNFLTPNLSCAAAESGENQAGWCDKAFDALITQARREPEQSKRAALYRQALAIFHEQAPWIALAHPKQFAALRKGVEGFVLSPMGSNNYSRVNAP, encoded by the coding sequence ATGCCTACCTTGCCCCTACTGCGCGGCAGTCTGCTGTTTGCCGCGCTGCTCGCTGCTCAGGCCCAGGCGGCCAACCTGGTGGTCTGCAGTGAAGCCAGCCCGGAAGGGTTCGACATCGTTCAATACACCGCAGCCACCACCGCCGATGCCACGGCGGAAACCCTGTTCGAACGCCTGGTGGCCTTCGCCCCTGGCAGCACCGAAATCGTCCCGGCATTGGCAGAAAGCTGGGAAATAGCCGATGACGGCCTGAGCTACACCTTCACCTTGCGCAAGGGGGTGAAATTCCACGCTAACAAGGATTTCACGCCAAGCCGCACATTCAACGCCGACGACGTGCTGTGGAGCTTCCAGCGCCAGCTCGATCCGGTTCACCCCTGGCACAAGCTGTCGCTGCGCGGTTTCCCCTATGCCGAGGCCATGGGCCTGGCGCAGTTGATCGAGCGCGTGGAAAAGCTCGACGAACACCGCGTGCGCTTCGTCCTCAAACATCCGGAGGCGCCCTTTCTGGCCAACCTGGCCATGGGCTTCGCCTCCATTTATTCGGCCGAATACGCCGACCATCTGCTCGCGGCAGGTACCCCGGAGCGGCTGAACAACGTGCCCATCGGCACCGGCCCTTTCATCTTCGAGCGTTACGCCAAGGACGCCCAGGTACGCTTTCGCGGCAACCCGGATTACTGGGGCGGCGCGCCGAAGGTCGAGCGCCTGATACTGGCCATCACCCCCGAGCCCAACGTGCGCCAGCAACGGCTCAAGGCCGGCGACTGTCAGATCGCCCTCTACCCACGCCCAGTGGACATCCCGGCGCTCAAGACCGACCCGCAACTGCAGATACTGGAGCTGGATTCGCTGCTGACCGCCTATATCGGCATCAACACCCGCCACCCACCGCTGGACGACGTACGCGTGCGCCAGGCGCTGAACCTGGCGTTCGACAAGGCCGCCTACATCCGTGCGCAATATGGCGAAGGCAACGCCACGCCGGCGGTGGCGCCCTACCCGGTTACCCTGTGGGGCCATGACGAAACGCTGCAGGACTGGCCGCACGATCCCGAGCGGGCGCGCCAGCTGCTGACCGAGGCCGGTCACGCCGATGGCTTCGCCCTGTCGATCTGGACACGCCCCGGTGGCGGGCCGACCAACCCCAACCCCGGTATCGGCGCGCAGATGCTGCAGGCCGATCTCGCCGCCATCGGCATTCGCAGCGACATTCGCGTGTTCGAGTGGGGTGAGTTGATCAAGCGTGCCAAAAACGGCGAGCACGACCTGGTGTTCATGGGCTGGGCCGGCGACAATGGCGACCCGGACAACTTCCTCACCCCCAACCTGTCCTGCGCCGCCGCCGAAAGCGGCGAGAACCAGGCGGGCTGGTGCGACAAGGCCTTCGATGCTCTGATTACCCAGGCCCGCCGCGAGCCCGAGCAGAGCAAACGCGCCGCGCTGTATCGCCAGGCCCTGGCGATCTTCCATGAGCAGGCGCCGTGGATTGCCCTCGCCCACCCCAAGCAGTTCGCAGCGCTGCGCAAGGGCGTCGAAGGCTTCGTGCTCAGCCCGATGGGCTCGAACAACTATTCCAGGGTGAACGCGCCATGA
- a CDS encoding ABC transporter substrate-binding protein yields the protein MRKNATIQALLTAGLIASAPLASATNLAFCSEGSPAGFDPGLYTTGTDFDAAAETIFNRLTQFERGGTKVEPGLAQSWEVSDDGLVYTFKLRPGVKFHATEYFTPSRTFNADDVLFTFGRMIDKDHPFRKAYPSEFPYFTDMGMDSNIAKLEKLDDLTVRFTLNEVDAAFVQNLAMSFASIQSAEYADQLLKAGKAADINQKPIGTGPFVFSRYQKDAVIRYKGNPDYWKPEDVKIDNLIFSINTDASVRMQKLKAGECHVTLFPRPADIASLKQDAKLQVPEQAGFNVGYIAYNVTHPPFDKLKVRQALDMAVNKQAILDAVYQNAGQLAVNGMPPTQWSYNEDIKDPAFDPEKAKELLKAAGVKEGTEITLWAMPVQRPYNPNARQIAEMLQADWAKIGIKARIVSYEWGEYLKRAKAGEHDAMLIGWSGDNGDPDNWLGTLYGCDAVDGNNFSKWCFEDYDKLVKAAKRTTDVAERTELYKQAQVILKREVPITPLAHSTVYQPMRKEVQDFRISPFGINSFYGVGIGK from the coding sequence ATGCGCAAGAACGCCACTATCCAGGCTTTGCTTACCGCTGGGCTGATCGCCAGCGCCCCCCTCGCCAGCGCCACCAACCTGGCGTTCTGTTCCGAGGGCAGTCCTGCGGGCTTCGACCCCGGCCTGTACACCACCGGTACCGATTTCGACGCCGCTGCGGAAACCATCTTCAACCGCCTGACCCAGTTCGAGCGCGGCGGTACCAAGGTCGAACCTGGCCTGGCGCAAAGCTGGGAGGTCTCCGATGACGGCCTGGTCTACACCTTCAAGCTGCGCCCCGGGGTGAAGTTCCACGCCACCGAGTACTTCACGCCCAGCCGCACCTTCAACGCCGACGACGTGCTGTTCACCTTCGGCCGCATGATCGACAAGGATCACCCGTTCCGCAAGGCTTACCCCAGCGAGTTTCCCTACTTCACCGACATGGGCATGGACAGCAACATCGCCAAGCTGGAGAAGCTCGATGACCTGACCGTGCGTTTCACCCTCAACGAGGTGGACGCCGCCTTCGTGCAGAACCTGGCGATGAGCTTTGCCTCGATCCAGTCCGCCGAGTACGCAGACCAGTTGCTCAAAGCTGGCAAAGCCGCTGACATCAACCAAAAGCCCATCGGCACCGGCCCCTTCGTGTTCAGCCGCTACCAGAAGGACGCGGTGATCCGCTACAAGGGCAACCCGGACTACTGGAAGCCCGAAGACGTGAAGATCGACAACCTGATCTTCTCCATCAACACCGACGCCTCGGTGCGCATGCAGAAACTCAAGGCCGGCGAATGCCACGTGACCCTGTTCCCGCGCCCGGCCGACATCGCCTCGCTAAAGCAGGATGCCAAGCTGCAGGTGCCCGAGCAGGCCGGCTTCAACGTCGGCTACATCGCCTACAACGTCACCCACCCGCCGTTCGACAAACTGAAAGTGCGCCAGGCGCTGGACATGGCGGTGAACAAGCAGGCGATTCTCGACGCCGTTTACCAGAATGCCGGGCAGCTCGCGGTCAACGGCATGCCGCCGACCCAGTGGTCGTATAACGAAGACATCAAGGACCCGGCCTTCGACCCGGAAAAGGCCAAGGAGCTGCTCAAGGCTGCAGGCGTCAAGGAAGGTACCGAGATCACCCTGTGGGCCATGCCGGTACAGCGCCCATACAACCCCAACGCCAGGCAGATCGCTGAAATGCTGCAGGCCGACTGGGCCAAGATCGGCATCAAGGCACGCATCGTCAGCTACGAATGGGGCGAGTACCTCAAGCGCGCCAAGGCCGGCGAACACGACGCCATGCTGATCGGCTGGAGCGGTGACAACGGTGACCCGGACAACTGGCTCGGCACCCTCTATGGCTGCGACGCGGTCGACGGCAACAACTTCTCCAAATGGTGCTTCGAGGACTACGACAAACTGGTCAAGGCCGCCAAGCGCACCACCGACGTGGCCGAACGCACCGAGCTGTACAAGCAGGCGCAGGTGATCCTCAAGCGTGAGGTGCCGATCACCCCGCTGGCCCACTCCACCGTGTACCAGCCGATGCGCAAGGAAGTGCAGGACTTCCGCATCAGCCCGTTCGGCATCAACTCGTTCTATGGTGTAGGTATCGGCAAGTAA
- a CDS encoding SIMPL domain-containing protein (The SIMPL domain is named for its presence in mouse protein SIMPL (signalling molecule that associates with mouse pelle-like kinase). Bacterial member BP26, from Brucella, was shown to assemble into a channel-like structure, while YggE from E. coli has been associated with resistance to oxidative stress.), with translation MRTMTRIATGLAFTAASLASTGLLAAEARYNQIALRAEVNQEVAHDLMHVTLYTEAQHSDPAKLAAEITNTLNKTLEQVRQVRGVSVKLGSRHNYPVYSENKGDDKGQQISAWRERAEVRLESADFVRLSALTGELLQSMKMAGMDFSIATDTRKSREDALLKDAVNAFRARAQLATEALGGKGYKLVSLNLNTGGFQPPMAMRNFEAKGMAMMDAAPTPQIEAGTSQVTVSADGVIEVQMP, from the coding sequence ATGCGCACCATGACCCGTATCGCCACCGGCCTCGCTTTCACCGCTGCCAGCCTGGCCAGCACCGGCCTGCTGGCCGCCGAAGCGCGCTACAACCAGATCGCCCTGCGCGCCGAGGTCAATCAGGAAGTGGCACACGATCTGATGCACGTCACCCTCTATACCGAAGCGCAGCACAGCGACCCGGCCAAACTGGCCGCCGAGATCACCAACACCCTCAACAAGACGCTGGAGCAGGTGCGCCAGGTCCGTGGTGTTTCGGTCAAGCTCGGCAGCCGCCACAACTACCCGGTTTATTCTGAAAACAAGGGCGACGACAAGGGCCAGCAGATCAGCGCCTGGCGCGAGCGCGCCGAGGTGCGCCTGGAAAGCGCCGACTTCGTCCGGCTTTCCGCATTGACCGGTGAATTGCTGCAATCGATGAAGATGGCCGGCATGGATTTCAGCATCGCCACCGACACCCGCAAGAGCCGCGAAGATGCCCTGCTCAAGGACGCCGTGAATGCCTTCAGGGCACGCGCCCAGCTGGCCACCGAAGCGCTTGGCGGCAAGGGCTACAAGCTGGTCAGCCTGAACCTCAACACCGGTGGTTTCCAGCCGCCAATGGCCATGCGCAACTTCGAAGCCAAGGGCATGGCGATGATGGACGCAGCCCCCACGCCGCAAATCGAAGCCGGCACCAGCCAGGTCACGGTCAGCGCCGACGGCGTCATCGAAGTGCAGATGCCCTGA